One segment of Pseudomonas pohangensis DNA contains the following:
- a CDS encoding DUF4350 domain-containing protein, giving the protein MSRQRRFYLGAGLFLLLGLLAIALLGHLQPYNDEVKHGPAPEARNNPYLAAESFLRQRGLQVTHTDDLHQLAKLPSEGHTLLLFSDRQGMNADTVQQLMDWTSRGGHLVLVAERLWDEKKAASGDPLLDPLGIQQFLSADLPQADQGEPGADVPDTGVNPTEPSQPAQSSTADLPTEDAQALDHYPQLTKLYLPDEQAPAYVGFDTEFHLNDSQNRAHAWANSGDATHMLQLYAGAGMVTVLTDVWLWENQQIDLHDNAWLLWYLTQDSTVQLVYRADRPNLLSLLFKHFPLAVSALALLALFSLWYHGVRQGPLLAPVSRARRQLQEHLHGSADFLLRHGGQQALLTELQKDIRQCAQRRHPGFERLPVAEQWQLLGGFSRLTSGTISQLMRPPAKQALAAAAFTRKVGQLQQLRNRLDRANAGSVKPESAMRKKDPAKPSTAAPPTL; this is encoded by the coding sequence ATGAGCCGCCAGCGCAGGTTCTATCTGGGTGCCGGGCTGTTTCTGCTGCTCGGGCTGCTGGCCATTGCGCTGCTCGGCCATCTGCAGCCCTATAACGATGAAGTCAAACACGGCCCGGCGCCGGAAGCGCGCAACAACCCCTATCTGGCCGCCGAAAGTTTTCTGCGCCAGCGCGGCCTGCAGGTAACCCATACCGACGACCTGCACCAGCTGGCCAAGCTGCCCAGTGAGGGCCACACGCTGCTGCTGTTCAGCGACCGTCAGGGCATGAATGCCGACACCGTCCAACAGCTGATGGACTGGACCAGTCGCGGCGGGCATCTGGTGCTGGTCGCCGAACGCCTGTGGGACGAGAAAAAAGCCGCCAGTGGCGACCCGCTGCTCGACCCGCTGGGCATCCAGCAGTTTCTCAGCGCCGACCTGCCGCAGGCGGATCAGGGCGAACCGGGGGCGGATGTCCCCGACACAGGCGTGAACCCAACGGAACCGTCGCAGCCTGCGCAGAGCAGCACCGCTGACCTGCCCACAGAAGATGCGCAAGCACTCGACCATTACCCGCAGCTGACCAAACTCTACCTGCCTGACGAACAAGCGCCGGCCTATGTCGGCTTCGATACCGAATTTCACCTCAACGACAGCCAGAACCGCGCCCATGCCTGGGCCAACAGTGGCGATGCCACCCATATGCTGCAGTTGTATGCCGGCGCCGGCATGGTCACCGTGCTGACCGACGTCTGGCTCTGGGAAAACCAGCAAATCGACCTGCACGACAACGCCTGGCTGCTCTGGTACCTGACCCAGGACAGCACGGTACAGCTGGTCTACCGTGCCGACCGGCCGAACCTGCTGAGCCTGCTGTTCAAGCATTTCCCGCTGGCCGTCAGCGCCCTCGCCCTGCTCGCCCTGTTCAGCCTGTGGTACCACGGCGTGCGTCAGGGTCCGTTGCTGGCGCCGGTCAGCCGCGCGCGGCGGCAACTGCAGGAGCACTTGCACGGCAGCGCCGACTTCCTGCTGCGGCATGGCGGGCAGCAGGCACTGCTGACGGAGCTGCAGAAGGATATCCGCCAGTGTGCGCAGCGCCGCCATCCCGGTTTCGAGCGCTTGCCGGTAGCCGAACAGTGGCAGCTGCTCGGTGGTTTCAGCCGGCTGACTTCCGGCACCATCAGTCAGCTGATGCGCCCGCCGGCCAAACAAGCGCTGGCGGCAGCGGCCTTCACCCGCAAGGTCGGCCAGTTGCAGCAGCTGCGTAATCGTCTGGACCGGGCCAACGCCGGTAGTGTCAAACCCGAATCAGCCATGCGTAAAAAGGACCCAGCCAAACCATCAACGGCCGCACCGCCAACCCTGTAG
- a CDS encoding DUF4129 domain-containing protein, producing the protein MRLTDANAAIRPRSAWEALDLGTLLARRQARLLVSSWALLTLPVFALLTLLFWQAPFWSLALFWWLKPLFERLPLHILSRSLFGAPPTLKEALRALPDLLRPQLLASLTWRRLSPTRSFDLPVLQLEGLSGSARSQRLVVLGQRDSGAASWLTVVGVHIESALWLGLLALMYLLLPQQMEIDWRWQILLGSAGGDWLWLEHLSNLFYALLLCVWEPVYVACGFSLYLNRRTALEAWDIELQFRRLRQRLGGSAYALLLGFALLLAQPHNPLQAAEAGPSTCPIPFDDPLGPDKPRLEHQQLTSSAAQQQIKALLDQPPFENRETVTRWRLGDAATDKPADDSDSSWLQGLKNLLLLLGGLGSVEWLALLLEAMLWGSLFCLVGLLLWRYRDWLRTFSRRLHLPQRPRRDAPEVLFGLQVAPHSLPDDIAGSAEQLWASQPRAALGLLYRGLLSHLLHDFQLPLKGSHTENEVLQLVRHLEQPALEQFSQQLTRDWQRVAYGHQLPAADAGPQLCEAWRELFPQAGGA; encoded by the coding sequence ATGCGCCTGACTGACGCCAACGCGGCGATCCGCCCGCGCAGTGCCTGGGAAGCGCTGGATCTCGGCACGCTGCTGGCCCGTCGGCAGGCGCGCCTGCTGGTCAGCAGCTGGGCGTTGCTGACCCTGCCGGTGTTCGCCCTGCTGACCCTGCTGTTCTGGCAAGCGCCGTTCTGGAGCCTGGCCTTGTTCTGGTGGCTCAAGCCGCTGTTCGAGCGCCTGCCGCTGCATATCCTCTCGCGCAGCCTGTTTGGCGCTCCGCCAACACTGAAAGAGGCACTGCGCGCCCTGCCCGACCTGCTGCGGCCGCAACTGCTGGCCAGCCTGACCTGGCGCCGCCTGAGTCCGACGCGCAGCTTCGATCTGCCGGTGCTGCAACTCGAAGGTCTGTCCGGCAGTGCCCGCAGCCAGCGGCTGGTGGTACTCGGCCAGCGCGACAGCGGCGCCGCCAGCTGGCTGACGGTGGTCGGTGTGCATATCGAAAGTGCACTGTGGCTCGGCCTGCTGGCACTGATGTATTTGCTGCTGCCGCAACAGATGGAAATCGACTGGCGCTGGCAGATCCTGCTCGGCAGTGCCGGTGGCGACTGGCTGTGGCTGGAGCACCTGTCCAACCTGTTCTATGCCCTGCTGCTGTGCGTCTGGGAGCCGGTGTATGTGGCCTGCGGTTTCAGCCTGTACCTGAACCGGCGCACCGCACTGGAAGCCTGGGACATCGAACTGCAGTTCCGCCGCCTGCGCCAGCGTCTGGGGGGCTCGGCCTACGCCCTGCTGCTCGGTTTTGCCCTGCTGCTGGCGCAGCCGCACAACCCGCTGCAGGCCGCCGAAGCCGGCCCGAGCACTTGCCCGATTCCGTTTGACGACCCGCTCGGCCCGGACAAACCGCGCCTCGAACATCAGCAGCTGACCAGCTCTGCGGCGCAACAGCAGATCAAGGCCCTGCTCGACCAGCCACCGTTCGAGAACCGTGAAACCGTCACGCGCTGGCGGCTGGGTGATGCCGCTACCGACAAGCCGGCGGACGACAGCGACAGCAGCTGGCTGCAGGGTCTGAAAAACCTGCTGCTTCTGCTTGGCGGGCTGGGCAGCGTGGAATGGCTGGCGCTGCTGCTGGAAGCAATGCTGTGGGGCAGCCTGTTCTGTCTGGTCGGCCTGCTGCTATGGCGTTACCGCGACTGGCTGCGCACCTTCAGCCGGCGTCTGCATCTGCCGCAACGCCCGCGCCGCGATGCCCCCGAGGTGCTGTTCGGTCTGCAGGTGGCACCGCACAGCTTGCCGGACGATATCGCCGGCAGTGCCGAACAGCTGTGGGCCAGCCAGCCGCGTGCAGCCCTCGGTCTGCTCTATCGCGGCCTGCTAAGCCATCTGCTGCACGACTTCCAGCTGCCATTGAAAGGCTCGCACACCGAAAACGAAGTACTGCAACTGGTCCGCCATCTCGAACAACCGGCACTCGAGCAGTTCAGCCAGCAACTCACCCGCGACTGGCAACGAGTTGCCTATGGCCATCAACTGCCCGCCGCTGACGCCGGTCCGCAGTTGTGCGAAGCCTGGCGCGAACTGTTCCCGCAGGCAGGTGGCGCATGA
- a CDS encoding stage II sporulation protein M, with protein MKQASFEKRHQSTWQRFARQLAALERGKLSGKDCETFASDYRQICQQQALAEARGYSNRLIERLQQLTLRGHQQFYRHRSHLRARLIAFLLGGLPQLVRSQWRFVLAAALCFYGGMLIMGLLVYLVPELVYSVMDPAQVQSMESMYDPDASRLGRFGERGSEQDWVMFGYYIMNNIGIAFQTFASGLLFGLGSLFFLLFNGLMIGAVSGHLSQIGYGEPFWSFVVGHGAFELNAIVLAGAAGLKLGWALLAAGRHTRSEALRLAAQPAIRLLSGAALFLLLAAFIEAYWSSMTYTGPAVKYAVGAGLWLLVLAYLGLAGRTTHAPD; from the coding sequence ATGAAACAGGCATCCTTCGAGAAGCGCCATCAGTCCACCTGGCAACGCTTTGCCCGCCAGCTTGCGGCCCTGGAACGCGGCAAGCTGAGTGGCAAGGATTGCGAAACCTTTGCCAGCGACTACCGGCAGATCTGCCAGCAACAGGCGCTGGCCGAGGCGCGCGGTTACAGCAACCGGCTGATCGAGCGCCTGCAGCAACTGACCCTGCGCGGCCACCAGCAGTTCTACCGCCACCGCAGCCACCTGCGCGCACGGCTGATTGCCTTCCTGCTCGGCGGCTTGCCGCAGCTGGTGCGCAGCCAGTGGCGCTTCGTGCTGGCGGCGGCGCTGTGCTTCTACGGCGGCATGCTGATCATGGGTCTGCTGGTCTATCTGGTGCCGGAACTGGTCTACAGCGTGATGGACCCGGCCCAGGTGCAGTCCATGGAAAGCATGTACGACCCGGATGCCAGCCGCCTGGGACGCTTCGGCGAGCGCGGCTCGGAGCAGGACTGGGTGATGTTCGGCTACTACATCATGAACAACATCGGCATCGCCTTTCAGACCTTCGCCAGTGGCCTGCTGTTCGGGCTGGGCAGCCTGTTCTTCCTGCTGTTCAACGGCCTGATGATCGGCGCGGTATCCGGCCATCTGAGCCAGATCGGTTATGGCGAACCCTTCTGGTCGTTCGTCGTCGGCCACGGTGCCTTCGAACTGAACGCCATCGTGCTGGCTGGCGCAGCGGGTCTGAAACTGGGTTGGGCCTTGCTGGCAGCGGGCCGCCACACGCGCAGCGAAGCCCTGCGCCTGGCCGCGCAACCGGCGATCCGCCTGCTCAGTGGTGCAGCGCTGTTCCTGTTGCTTGCCGCCTTTATCGAGGCCTACTGGTCTTCCATGACCTACACCGGGCCGGCAGTGAAATATGCCGTGGGTGCCGGCTTGTGGCTGCTGGTGCTGGCCTATCTGGGTCTGGCCGGACGAACAACCCATGCGCCTGACTGA
- a CDS encoding RDD family protein: protein MSPIAPPANPGPSGTQQTLLDTRLRVETPEGIDLLLRPAGLVPRALAFAIDLGIRGAILLVLYIVLGLLGELGAGLGAILLFLVTWWYMVLFEVLNQGRSPGKQWLGLRVIHDDGTPVGWAASLTRNLLRFVDLLPFGYTLGILSCLNHPAFKRLGDLAAGTLVVYRDLPPAASELPEVAAEVAPVVLSRDEQRAILAFAERQAGLSAARREELAGILADTLQVPAEQAGARLNGIARGLLT from the coding sequence ATGTCACCGATTGCTCCCCCAGCCAACCCCGGCCCGTCAGGTACCCAGCAAACCCTGCTGGATACCCGTCTGCGCGTGGAAACGCCGGAAGGTATCGACCTGCTGCTGCGCCCGGCCGGGCTGGTGCCGCGGGCGCTGGCGTTTGCCATCGATCTGGGCATTCGCGGGGCGATCCTGCTGGTGCTGTATATCGTGCTTGGCCTGCTCGGCGAGCTGGGTGCCGGCCTCGGCGCGATCCTGCTGTTTCTGGTGACCTGGTGGTACATGGTGTTGTTCGAGGTGCTCAACCAGGGCCGTTCGCCGGGCAAGCAATGGCTCGGCCTGCGGGTGATCCATGACGACGGCACGCCGGTCGGCTGGGCCGCCTCGCTGACGCGCAACCTGCTGCGCTTCGTCGACCTGCTACCGTTCGGCTACACCCTGGGCATTCTCAGTTGCCTGAACCATCCGGCCTTCAAGCGGCTCGGTGATCTGGCCGCCGGCACCCTGGTGGTCTACCGCGACCTGCCGCCAGCCGCCAGCGAGCTGCCGGAAGTGGCCGCCGAGGTCGCACCAGTGGTCCTCAGTCGTGACGAGCAAAGGGCCATACTGGCCTTTGCCGAACGCCAGGCCGGCTTGTCCGCGGCCCGCCGCGAAGAACTCGCCGGCATCCTCGCCGACACCCTGCAGGTTCCTGCTGAACAGGCAGGTGCGCGCCTGAATGGCATCGCCCGCGGGCTGCTGACATGA
- the sbcB gene encoding exodeoxyribonuclease I, producing the protein MAASIFWYDYETTGINPRCDRPLQVAGIRTDEALNEIGEPLNIDCRPADDILPHPISCLITGISPARLQARGLSEAEFITRLHAELAFPGTCTAGYNNLRFDDEMTRYTLYRNFFDPYAREWQGGNSRWDLIDLMRCVYALRPEGIVWPENDGRVSLKLDQLTVANGIEHGQAHDALADVRATIALARLVRERQRKLYDYLFDLRSKQQVMQRIKLLEPVLHVSGRFSAARSFLGVVLPLAWHPQNKNALIVCDLQADLRPLLEESAETLRQRLYTRHEQLGEGELPVPLKLLHINRCPVVAPLSVLREQDLQRLQLDLPACEVQRALLEQQTAIWQAKLPQIYGKDEFAGSADPEQQLYDGFISPRDRDLCTRVRDADPAALGKQNWPFADERLPELLFRYRARNFPQTLTNQEQQQWQLFCQQRLLQAELGAPITLAGFYQGLDQAGDELSPAQQQLLDDWRAYATALQQRIGMDI; encoded by the coding sequence TTGGCTGCAAGCATCTTCTGGTACGACTACGAAACCACCGGCATCAACCCGCGCTGCGACCGGCCGCTGCAGGTGGCCGGCATCCGCACCGATGAGGCGCTGAATGAAATCGGTGAGCCGCTGAACATCGATTGCCGGCCGGCCGATGACATTCTGCCGCATCCGATCTCCTGCCTGATCACCGGCATCAGTCCGGCGCGGCTGCAGGCCCGGGGCCTGAGCGAGGCCGAGTTCATCACCCGCCTGCATGCCGAGCTGGCCTTTCCGGGAACCTGTACGGCGGGCTACAACAACCTGCGTTTTGATGACGAGATGACCCGCTACACGCTGTACCGCAATTTCTTCGACCCCTATGCGCGCGAGTGGCAGGGCGGCAACAGCCGCTGGGATCTGATCGACCTGATGCGCTGTGTGTATGCGTTGCGCCCGGAAGGCATCGTCTGGCCGGAAAACGACGGGCGCGTCAGTCTCAAACTGGACCAGCTAACCGTGGCCAACGGCATCGAGCATGGCCAGGCCCACGATGCGCTGGCCGACGTGCGCGCCACCATCGCCCTGGCCCGGCTGGTGCGCGAGCGGCAGCGCAAGCTGTACGACTACCTGTTCGATTTGCGCAGCAAGCAGCAGGTAATGCAGCGCATCAAGCTGCTAGAACCGGTTCTGCATGTTTCCGGGCGCTTTTCTGCCGCGCGCAGCTTCCTTGGCGTGGTGCTGCCGCTGGCCTGGCATCCGCAGAACAAGAATGCCCTGATCGTCTGCGATCTGCAGGCCGACCTGCGGCCGTTGCTGGAAGAGTCAGCCGAGACCTTGCGGCAGCGCCTGTATACCCGCCACGAACAGCTGGGCGAGGGCGAGCTGCCAGTGCCGTTGAAACTGCTGCATATCAATCGCTGCCCGGTGGTGGCGCCGTTGTCGGTGTTGCGTGAGCAGGACCTGCAGCGCTTGCAGCTGGATCTGCCGGCATGCGAAGTACAGCGTGCGCTGCTGGAACAGCAAACCGCTATCTGGCAGGCCAAGTTGCCGCAGATTTACGGCAAGGACGAGTTTGCCGGCAGTGCCGATCCCGAGCAGCAGTTGTATGACGGTTTTATCAGCCCGCGCGATCGCGACCTGTGTACCCGCGTGCGCGATGCCGATCCGGCAGCTTTGGGCAAACAGAACTGGCCGTTTGCCGATGAGCGCTTGCCCGAATTGCTGTTTCGTTATCGGGCGCGCAACTTTCCACAGACTCTGACTAATCAAGAGCAACAACAGTGGCAGTTGTTTTGTCAGCAGCGCTTGTTGCAGGCAGAACTGGGTGCGCCTATTACCCTGGCCGGTTTTTATCAGGGGCTGGATCAGGCGGGAGATGAACTTTCCCCGGCCCAGCAGCAACTGCTCGACGACTGGCGTGCATATGCCACTGCATTGCAGCAGCGCATCGGCATGGATATATAG
- the mvaT gene encoding histone-like nucleoid-structuring protein MvaT — protein MSLINEYRDTEEAIKQLQARLNDLQQSDKLKKELEFESKLRGLMAEYNKALPDIIAILDPESRGTKPVRAAKPATGRRTRKLKQYSNPNTGEVIETKGGNHKTLKEWKAKWGADVVEAWAKLIG, from the coding sequence ATGTCCCTGATCAATGAATACCGCGACACCGAAGAAGCCATCAAGCAACTTCAGGCACGCCTGAATGATCTGCAACAAAGCGACAAGCTTAAAAAGGAACTGGAATTCGAAAGCAAACTGCGCGGACTCATGGCCGAATACAACAAGGCCCTGCCGGATATCATTGCCATTCTCGATCCGGAATCCCGTGGCACCAAACCCGTCCGTGCAGCCAAGCCGGCCACTGGCCGCCGTACCCGCAAGCTGAAACAGTATTCCAACCCGAATACCGGTGAAGTGATTGAAACCAAAGGCGGCAATCACAAGACCCTGAAAGAGTGGAAAGCCAAGTGGGGCGCCGACGTAGTAGAAGCCTGGGCCAAGCTGATCGGCTAA
- the purU gene encoding formyltetrahydrofolate deformylase, with product MRTFRLVIACPDRVGIVAKVSGFLATYNGWINEASHYSDNQSGWFFMRYEIRADSLPFELDGFTQAFSPIAREFSMDWRVTDSAQPKRVVLMASRESHCLTDLLHRWHSDELDCEIPCVISNHQDLRSMVEWHGIPFFHVPVDPQDKSAAFAEVSRLVEAHAADAVVLARYMQILPPELCQRLAGRVINIHHSFLPSFVGAKPYHQASLRGVKLIGATCHYVTDELDAGPIIEQDVVRISHSNSIEDLVRLGRDVEKMVLARGLRYHLQDRVLVHDNKTVVFA from the coding sequence ATGCGCACCTTTCGACTGGTAATCGCCTGTCCGGATCGCGTGGGGATTGTCGCCAAGGTGAGTGGTTTTCTGGCGACCTATAACGGCTGGATTAACGAGGCCAGCCATTATTCGGACAACCAGAGCGGTTGGTTCTTCATGCGTTACGAGATCCGTGCCGATTCCCTGCCGTTTGAACTGGATGGTTTTACCCAGGCTTTCTCACCGATCGCCCGCGAGTTTTCCATGGACTGGCGGGTGACCGATTCCGCCCAGCCCAAGCGCGTGGTGCTGATGGCCAGTCGCGAATCCCACTGCCTGACGGATTTGCTGCACCGCTGGCACAGCGACGAGCTGGATTGCGAAATTCCCTGCGTGATTTCCAACCACCAGGACCTGCGCAGCATGGTCGAGTGGCATGGCATACCGTTCTTCCATGTACCGGTCGATCCGCAGGACAAGTCGGCGGCGTTTGCCGAAGTCTCGCGACTGGTCGAGGCGCACGCCGCCGATGCCGTGGTGCTGGCGCGCTACATGCAGATCCTGCCGCCAGAATTGTGCCAGCGCCTGGCCGGGCGGGTGATCAACATCCATCACAGTTTTCTGCCCTCGTTTGTCGGCGCCAAGCCGTATCATCAGGCATCCTTGCGCGGGGTCAAACTGATCGGCGCAACCTGTCATTATGTTACCGACGAGCTGGATGCCGGGCCGATCATCGAGCAGGATGTGGTACGCATCAGTCACAGCAACAGCATCGAGGATCTTGTGCGGCTGGGGCGTGATGTGGAGAAAATGGTGCTGGCGCGTGGACTACGCTATCACTTGCAGGATCGTGTTCTGGTCCATGACAACAAGACAGTGGTGTTTGCCTGA
- a CDS encoding CBS domain-containing protein, with amino-acid sequence MLNSISVRDYMTRHLLTFHADTELFTAVDRLLEHRVHAAPVVDEHGHLIGLLSSDDCMKSVLEGTYYEEVGGTVGASMKRDVFSIAPDTDIMEAANLLVNGGRRCLPVVENGRLVGQVSRHDLLRAVKEFAQHQHDHKNKH; translated from the coding sequence ATGCTCAATTCCATCTCTGTGCGCGATTACATGACGCGCCACCTGCTGACCTTTCATGCCGATACGGAGTTGTTCACTGCCGTCGACCGCTTGCTCGAACATCGTGTCCATGCGGCACCTGTGGTGGATGAGCATGGTCATCTGATCGGCCTGCTGTCCTCCGATGACTGTATGAAGAGCGTGCTTGAGGGTACCTATTACGAAGAAGTCGGCGGCACCGTTGGCGCAAGCATGAAGCGCGATGTGTTCTCCATCGCCCCGGACACCGACATCATGGAAGCTGCCAATTTGCTGGTGAATGGTGGACGTCGCTGCCTGCCGGTGGTGGAAAATGGCCGGCTGGTCGGCCAGGTCAGCCGCCACGACCTGCTGCGTGCGGTCAAGGAATTTGCCCAGCACCAGCACGATCACAAGAATAAGCACTGA
- a CDS encoding helicase HerA-like domain-containing protein produces the protein MPSGNSLVLGADPAGQPVEQLLKLANRHGLIAGATGTGKTVTLQHLAEAFSDAGVAVFAADIKGDLSGLGAVSNPQGKVAERIASMPWLNFRSQAYPVTLWDVAGKSGHPLRTTISEMGPLLLGNLLQLTDSQQAALYAAFQVADREGLLLLDMKDLKALLNYLAEHPEALADDRALFTNASAQALLRKLAGLEQQGAEALFGEPALQLEDILHPDADGRGRIHLLDASQLVHQAPKVYATFLLWLLAELFEQLPERGDADKPVLALFFDEAHLLFADTPKALQDRLEQVVRLIRSKGVGVYFVTQSPGDLPDSVLAQLGLRVQHGLRAFTAREQKALRAVADGFRPNPSLDVLATLTELGIGEALVGTLQDKGTPAMVQRVAIAPPQSRIGPLSDSERADLIRRSPQAGRYDKPFDRESAYEMLLARAATRVAEQAPTAPAKPAAKADEGGFSDMLGSVAGKALQSAARTMANQVGRELVRGLLGSLLGKRR, from the coding sequence ATGCCGTCGGGAAATTCTTTGGTACTCGGAGCTGATCCGGCCGGGCAGCCGGTCGAGCAGCTGCTCAAACTGGCCAATCGCCATGGCCTGATTGCCGGCGCAACCGGTACCGGCAAGACCGTCACCCTGCAGCATCTGGCGGAAGCCTTCAGCGATGCCGGCGTGGCGGTATTCGCTGCCGATATCAAGGGCGACCTCAGCGGACTGGGCGCGGTGAGCAATCCCCAGGGCAAGGTGGCCGAACGGATTGCCAGCATGCCGTGGCTGAACTTCCGTTCGCAGGCCTATCCGGTCACCCTGTGGGACGTGGCCGGCAAAAGCGGTCACCCGCTGCGTACCACCATCAGCGAAATGGGCCCGCTGCTGCTGGGCAACCTGCTGCAGCTGACCGACAGCCAGCAGGCCGCACTCTATGCCGCCTTCCAGGTGGCCGACCGTGAAGGCCTGCTGTTGCTGGACATGAAGGATCTCAAGGCCCTGCTCAATTATCTGGCCGAGCATCCCGAAGCGCTGGCCGATGACCGTGCGCTGTTCACCAATGCTTCGGCCCAGGCCTTGCTGCGCAAACTGGCCGGGCTGGAACAGCAGGGCGCCGAGGCGCTGTTTGGCGAGCCGGCGCTGCAGCTGGAAGACATCCTGCACCCGGATGCCGATGGCCGCGGACGCATCCATCTGCTGGATGCCAGCCAGCTGGTGCATCAGGCGCCCAAGGTCTATGCGACCTTCCTGCTGTGGTTGCTGGCCGAGCTGTTTGAACAGCTGCCCGAGCGCGGCGACGCCGACAAACCTGTGCTGGCGCTGTTCTTCGATGAAGCCCATCTGCTGTTTGCCGATACTCCGAAAGCCTTGCAGGATCGGCTGGAGCAGGTGGTGCGGCTGATCCGCTCCAAGGGTGTCGGTGTGTACTTTGTCACCCAGTCACCCGGCGACCTGCCCGATAGCGTGCTGGCCCAGCTGGGCCTGCGTGTCCAGCACGGCCTGCGCGCCTTTACCGCCCGTGAACAGAAAGCCTTGCGCGCGGTGGCCGACGGCTTCCGGCCGAATCCGTCGCTGGACGTGCTGGCGACACTGACCGAGCTGGGCATCGGTGAAGCGCTGGTGGGTACCCTGCAGGACAAGGGCACGCCGGCCATGGTGCAGCGGGTTGCGATTGCGCCGCCGCAGTCGCGCATCGGCCCGTTGAGCGACAGCGAACGCGCCGACCTGATTCGCCGTTCGCCGCAGGCCGGGCGTTATGACAAGCCGTTTGACCGCGAGTCGGCCTATGAAATGCTGCTGGCACGCGCCGCCACGCGGGTTGCCGAGCAGGCCCCGACAGCACCGGCGAAACCGGCGGCAAAGGCCGACGAAGGTGGTTTTTCCGACATGCTCGGCAGTGTCGCCGGCAAGGCGTTGCAGAGCGCCGCGCGAACCATGGCCAATCAGGTCGGGCGCGAACTGGTGCGCGGGCTGCTCGGTTCGTTGCTGGGCAAGCGGCGCTGA
- a CDS encoding META domain-containing protein produces the protein MKHLSTVFLLGTSLVLAGCASDKVKLEPNRTYVVEWIGERPLIDNSYVTITLDDDGRAFGTGGCNHWFASYTLKDQQISFGQAGSTRMMCAPALMEQEQRFLDALGKVQRWDLSATDQLRLWPAEGKPIRMWPEESGV, from the coding sequence ATGAAACACCTGAGCACTGTTTTCCTGCTGGGCACCAGCCTGGTACTGGCCGGTTGTGCCAGTGACAAGGTCAAGCTGGAACCGAACCGCACCTACGTGGTGGAATGGATTGGTGAACGTCCGCTGATCGACAACAGTTACGTCACCATCACCCTGGACGATGACGGACGCGCCTTCGGCACCGGTGGTTGCAACCACTGGTTTGCTTCCTACACGTTGAAGGATCAGCAGATCAGCTTCGGTCAGGCCGGCAGTACGCGGATGATGTGTGCGCCGGCATTGATGGAACAGGAGCAGCGCTTTCTCGACGCACTGGGCAAGGTACAACGCTGGGACCTGTCCGCCACCGACCAGTTGCGCCTGTGGCCGGCCGAAGGCAAGCCGATCCGTATGTGGCCGGAAGAAAGCGGCGTTTAA